A genomic segment from Nitrospira sp. encodes:
- a CDS encoding Cobalt-precorrin-3 C(17)-methyltransferase, giving the protein MSEVRGVLSVVGIGPGAQEHATPAALAAIAEADLIVGYTTYIKLVRHLIEGKEIIRTGMTEEIGRARAAVERARDGGHVVLISSGDAGAYGMAGLVFEVLRDMGWKRGDSPELRLIPGMTALNSCGSLVGAPLVHDFCAISLSDLLTPWPVIARRVDAAASADFVIGLYNPASGRRTRQIVEAQTIIRRYREGTTPVALVKSAYRKLQQAVLTDLDHCLDYEIGMLTTVLVGSSQTFVFEGYMVTPRGYTNKYTPDGDVLPGQRSGFSLVTGSNPSSEAD; this is encoded by the coding sequence ATGAGTGAGGTGAGGGGCGTGCTCTCCGTCGTCGGCATCGGTCCAGGTGCGCAGGAGCATGCGACGCCGGCGGCCCTGGCCGCGATCGCCGAGGCCGACCTGATCGTCGGGTATACGACCTATATCAAACTCGTCCGGCATTTGATCGAAGGGAAGGAAATCATCCGAACGGGCATGACCGAAGAGATCGGCCGCGCGCGGGCGGCGGTCGAACGCGCGCGCGACGGGGGGCACGTCGTGTTGATCTCCTCGGGCGATGCCGGCGCGTACGGCATGGCCGGGCTCGTCTTCGAAGTCCTGCGTGATATGGGGTGGAAACGAGGCGACTCGCCGGAGCTTCGTCTCATCCCCGGCATGACGGCGCTCAATTCCTGCGGCTCGTTGGTCGGCGCGCCGCTCGTCCACGATTTCTGTGCGATCTCGCTGTCGGATCTGTTGACCCCCTGGCCGGTGATCGCGCGTCGGGTTGACGCGGCTGCCTCCGCCGATTTCGTCATCGGCCTCTACAATCCGGCGAGCGGGAGGCGGACTCGTCAGATTGTCGAGGCACAGACCATCATTCGCCGCTACCGCGAGGGCACGACACCTGTGGCATTGGTCAAGAGCGCCTACAGGAAGTTGCAGCAGGCGGTGCTGACCGATCTGGATCACTGCCTCGACTATGAGATCGGCATGTTGACGACGGTGCTGGTTGGTTCCAGTCAGACGTTTGTCTTTGAAGGCTATATGGTGACGCCGCGCGGGTATACCAACAAATACACGCCCGACGGCGACGTATTGCCCGGCCAGCGGTCCGGGTTCTCATTAGTGACGGGCTCGAATCCAAGCAGCGAGGCGGACTGA
- a CDS encoding Cobalt-precorrin 5A hydrolase, whose amino-acid sequence MNSDRRSFAIYAITKHGIHIARRLLTNLNGADLYVSDKVRAYVQDGIRAWSLPLPMGPFLAETFTAYDCHIFIISVGAVVRMIAPLIKDKKVDPAVICLDDNARFAICVLSGHVGRGNAFTSRVAQAVDAQPVITTASDVRGTLTVDILGRDFGWELDDPDRNVTRGCAAVVNAAPVAFVQESGEPNWWPHDKPLPEGVTYTTSLDQVDPLRFEMLLVATDRDFHGTHPDHWKTAVVYRPKSLVLGLGCDKDAAPDMVERGVMSLLAAHGLSYKSVKAIATIDKKKDEPAFLALAERYRWPMHIFPAEQLDVVPGIENPSETVRQYVGSRGVAEPAALLVAGAHKLLVPKQSYSEPGAGRSMTLAVARIPFPSRKTEGANE is encoded by the coding sequence ATGAATAGTGATCGACGATCCTTCGCCATCTATGCGATCACGAAACATGGCATCCACATCGCCCGGCGGTTGCTTACGAATCTGAACGGTGCGGACTTGTACGTCTCCGACAAGGTGCGCGCCTACGTGCAGGATGGAATAAGGGCCTGGTCTCTGCCGCTTCCGATGGGGCCGTTTCTTGCCGAGACATTCACCGCGTACGATTGTCACATTTTCATCATCAGCGTCGGGGCGGTGGTCCGCATGATCGCGCCGCTCATTAAGGACAAGAAAGTCGATCCGGCGGTGATTTGCCTCGACGACAATGCGCGATTTGCCATCTGTGTCTTGTCGGGGCATGTGGGGCGAGGCAATGCCTTTACCTCGCGAGTGGCTCAGGCCGTGGATGCGCAGCCCGTCATTACGACGGCGTCCGATGTGCGCGGCACCTTGACCGTGGATATTTTAGGTAGAGATTTCGGGTGGGAACTCGACGATCCGGATCGCAATGTGACACGTGGCTGTGCGGCGGTCGTCAATGCCGCTCCGGTCGCATTCGTGCAGGAAAGCGGGGAGCCCAATTGGTGGCCGCACGACAAACCGTTGCCGGAAGGCGTCACCTATACCACCTCGCTGGATCAGGTCGATCCCCTTCGTTTCGAGATGTTGCTCGTGGCGACGGATCGTGATTTTCACGGCACGCATCCCGATCATTGGAAGACGGCGGTGGTGTATCGACCGAAGAGTCTGGTTCTCGGCCTTGGGTGCGACAAGGATGCGGCGCCGGATATGGTCGAGCGCGGTGTGATGAGCCTGCTGGCGGCGCACGGACTTTCGTACAAATCGGTCAAGGCGATCGCCACCATCGATAAGAAAAAAGATGAACCGGCGTTTCTTGCCCTGGCTGAACGCTATCGCTGGCCGATGCATATTTTCCCCGCCGAACAACTGGATGTGGTGCCCGGTATCGAAAACCCGTCGGAGACCGTGAGGCAGTATGTCGGTTCGCGCGGAGTGGCGGAACCGGCCGCGTTGTTGGTGGCGGGCGCGCACAAGCTGCTCGTTCCCAAACAGAGTTACAGCGAACCGGGTGCCGGCCGCTCGATGACCTTGGCGGTTGCGAGAATTCCCTTTCCCTCGCGCAAGACGGAGGGTGCGAATGAGTGA
- a CDS encoding Cobalt-precorrin-2 C(20)-methyltransferase codes for MTYGALYGVGVGPGAPDLITLRALNVMRRAQVLALPRSSDYGASKAWEIVKPVLGEAPGQERLFLTFPMNKDPQLLRPAWDKAFAAIGQRLERGMDVAFATEGDPSLFSTFIYLKQEAPIRWPGISIEVVPGVSSIMAVPAVTGVPLADGQERIAIVPGTYGIEDLEELLLKFDTVVLMKLGGEMPHIIEVLDQTGLLDRAVYVSKATMGEQRIVRDLRKVRVERGDCFAMVIVSRKERSGVLAGTVPFRDGLS; via the coding sequence ATGACCTATGGAGCGCTGTATGGAGTCGGTGTCGGTCCCGGTGCGCCCGATCTGATCACCCTGCGGGCATTGAATGTCATGCGCCGAGCGCAGGTGCTCGCGTTGCCCCGCAGTTCGGACTATGGCGCGTCGAAAGCCTGGGAGATTGTGAAGCCGGTGCTTGGAGAGGCGCCGGGACAGGAACGTCTGTTCCTTACGTTCCCGATGAACAAGGACCCCCAGCTGTTGCGTCCCGCCTGGGACAAGGCGTTTGCTGCCATCGGACAGAGATTGGAACGAGGAATGGACGTCGCCTTTGCCACCGAGGGTGATCCCTCGCTGTTCAGCACGTTCATCTATTTGAAGCAGGAAGCCCCGATCCGATGGCCCGGCATCTCGATCGAAGTCGTCCCCGGTGTCTCGTCGATCATGGCTGTTCCGGCTGTGACCGGGGTGCCCTTGGCCGACGGCCAGGAACGTATTGCCATTGTGCCGGGGACCTATGGCATCGAGGACTTGGAGGAATTGCTTCTCAAGTTCGACACCGTGGTTCTCATGAAGCTCGGCGGTGAGATGCCGCACATCATAGAGGTACTCGATCAGACCGGCCTCCTCGATCGGGCTGTCTATGTGTCGAAAGCTACGATGGGTGAACAGCGTATTGTGCGCGACCTGCGCAAGGTGCGAGTTGAACGGGGAGACTGTTTCGCTATGGTCATCGTGTCGCGCAAAGAACGGAGCGGGGTCCTGGCCGGCACGGTGCCGTTTCGCGATGGGCTGTCATGA